Below is a window of Populus trichocarpa isolate Nisqually-1 chromosome 3, P.trichocarpa_v4.1, whole genome shotgun sequence DNA.
caatttttttacaatCGGATTTTGAGCGGTTCCTGAAACTTCGTTCTTTTAATGGGAACTTGATGTTTTCCAAACTACCTGACATCGCACGATGTCGCTCTATGGCAGCaagtcaaataaataaatcgtgAGATcacttcaagaaaaaaaacactgcgCCCACGCACAACATCATACTGCCAGAAATCGTTCGACTAGGCCTGATTCCTCGCACGACTCAAGATTAGGTCGCGTGATTTTTCACGTTCTCGCTCGACTCAGACATTTCGATAATTATAACTTAATTCCTCCTGTgatttattaaaactaattaattaattgatcgtcttatcatcaaaatctttaaataatCCACCTAATTAAAATGCTGACCATCttcaatttcttaaattttcatttaaaatatatagtaattttcTCATgctatccaaaaataaaataaatcgagAAAGATCGAAGGATTGTCTTCAAAAcagatttaaatatataaagattacCAGATATAGTTTATGAAATTACTAgaactaattaataattttaaagattgcCAACAAGTCATGGCTGATTGCTATATTCCGTGCACGACAAACAATTAAGGACCACTTCTTCGATTTCTTCCACGCATTTCTTGAGGTTCGCACCACGACGATGTTGTCTTCCATTTTTGCTTTATAgagataattttgttttataaatctACGGTGATTCACAGcttataatgttattaatttcaagaaatgtaAGATTAGttatattcataattaaaaaaaaaacacaaaacaagaaattagttatttattatttatattgtgtttgaaaatgtggttgttgttgttttttaaagtgttttttagttaaaaatacattaaaataatatattttttattttaaaaaaattatttttgatatcagtgtatcaaaacaatccaaaaatataaaaaatattaattttaaacaaaaataatttaatttttttaaaaatacaggtAGGAACACGTTCTCAAACGATCCTTTAATATCATTCATATGtagttttgattaatattttactgtaaataaaaaatatttagatattattaatatttaatttataatatcacAATCcatccttctcttctcttccttattttttcttctttttttctatattttttctgTAACAAACAGTTATTCCTTCCTTCTAATCTCAACACAGTTCCACCTTCTATAATGAGAATTCAATGGACGGTTTCTGTTTAtaaatccataaataaaatatttaccaatgaattataaatataaataccgACAAAATTGTTATATCGGTGATGGAATTTGTACAAATTATCCTGATTCCAAGAAGATTGATGGGGAAATATCATCTATTAAACAACCCGACTGCTAAATGAGAACCAGCTTCTACATGGATCGAGTGCTGTAAAACACAGAACCAATATCCATTACCTCATTGTGAAATCATTGGTATTAGTGAGAAAATATTCTATACCGTTAACGTACATTatcttcaacaacattagctttaatatttttctcattgttATCGCTGCAATTTTCCATGACGACGACCACTGATATTTTAACCGAACATTGCTCTCCGTATCTATCACTTGCTACAAGCGTATCTTCCTTAATCCCCATCAGAGTTGCCTCTCAAGCGGTTTTTCATAATATCtacgaagaacaagaaaatcttAACTTTTCTAAAAGGATAATTTCTActaaatataaaagttttttctaaGGTTATAATATACAAGAGACAATAGAAGGCCTAATCCTTaccattaatttgataataataaaattacactcGTCAATTATATCTTCTCTCCTATATATAAAGTGCTCGTTCGATCATGCACGAGAACTCCACGTCCCTTTTAGCCATCACCCCTCCCAAAACTCTATTGAACAAATCAACTTGAATCGTCTTCATGCTCTACCAAACACGTCTTCCCATCTAagacgattttttttttctctgcattTGAAAAATTTCGCTGACCacatatttgaaagaaataaaaaaaccctgcTATTTTCATAACCTCTTGTGTGTTAAAACTATTGAGACTATATTTGGCAGTCTGacagtggttattttttaaataatttgtgttaaaatatatgccaataatatttttttatttttaatatcagcacattaaaacgatccaaaacatacaaatcatattaaattttagtaaaaaaaaaattaaattttttgggaacgcggtttgcaccgcgctCCGAAACGGTATTTGAGTCTTTTTCATCTTCCATGCAGAGCTTATTTATTGACTTGATCATGCATTAGAATGGATTTAgcctttttttgttctttacttTCGAAAACTTTATTTAACCacatttagaaagaaaaaaaaaactgctctTAATTTAACCTCTTATATGTTAGAACTATTGAGCCGACGAAACTTTTTGATATGGAATTAATGTATTTGAAAACAAGGTGATTTTATATCAACCGTAAATAATAAACTTGCGTTTTATTACTAGTTTGCTAAGATcatataacctaataaaaagaatgatcaCAGCATAATGGAAAAGAACACCACACAGCTATCCCCATGTTTacgggaaaagaaaataaaataaagtttcacTTGGAGAACTGATCTAGCTTAATCTCAAGTATAACCAGTTCTCACGACAGTactctttaaataaatactCTGTTAGTAAAAGTAATGGAAGATCAAATATATAGCATAGCTCTAATGCATGCTGGGTCAGATCACGTCAAAAGGAGAGTAAATTAATCCCTGTGTTCTTGGATCTAAAAACAAGTCATTCTCGACGATATTAATacccaaaacaataaaaatttaatgtgaTCTTAAATCTCTCCCTCACTCTCTCTCGATCTTTCTCGATAAGCTTTAAGCATCTATCTTTTTTCCAATAGCTTCgaagatttttctttattcCAATCCTACCATCCatattttaggatttgtttGACATGTAAAAGCAATTTTTAGATTCTTAGCAGAATATGATGCTTCTTCTTGTGAtaatgtcttttcttttctctctcaagaATTCTTATTGTGATTCTTAAGAATTATAAGTTATAACATAGAAGACAATGCATGGTAATCCGGCAATTACTAAACATGCAAACATATATGATACCTTTAAAATCTggctttaaaatcaaattacagCTTCAATATAGGATATCATCGGTAGGGCCATAGAAAGCCTATAGCTTGTAGCGATTATTGATGGCGAATACTCTTTTATAACATGGGtgtattacattaaaaaaaaaaacagcatacAAGGAAGAAACAACGTAAATTAGATTGTTCTCGCTTCTcgacaagaaaaaagaaaagtacaaGTAATGAGAAACACGGTTGGTCATTAATCCTGGCCTTGCTTCTGTTCACAAACCCTGGTTTTGCCCATGTCCTGCTTTGTCATTAGCTCCCTGAAACATAACATTTAAACAAAAGATAACGTTAGTAAATCATATTGATCTCTTAAGATTCCATTAACATGCATATATCTGCAGTTCCAAGTCTTCTACTGCTATATACATTATTCAAGTTGGTCGTGACGACCGGTAATCAAATTAAACTGAAGGTACAAAGATGTGGAGAGGATCACAAACCGCAAGGCTTGAGTGAGAAAGGCATCCTTGGCAGAATCATTCTCTGCTCTCGCTCTGAGGATTTGAAACATAAGATCAATCCTGAGTTGATTTGCAGCACTCTGCTTGGTGATTAGATTAGTTTCCTCTTTTAGTTTGGCGGCCTCTTTATTTATCTCCTGAAATTGTTCCCTCACTTCCTTTTGCCCTTCCCTTATGCGCTTTTGCCCCTCGCTAATCTCAACCATATCAGCCCTTATCCTTTTGATGCGTCTACTTATTTGTTCGccactttttttccttttctgctaGGATTGTCAACAAATTATATACGTTAGAatttcaataaagaaaaaagaaaaagcatggACGACTGATAATCTATATATGAACAAGGAACTGATGAGAAGGGAGCcaagaaaacaattaacaacGATCAGAGGAATCATGACCAAAGTATATATATGAGGTGGCAGCATGGTTTATATGTATATGCATACCAGACTCTTCCTTGTTGTTCCGAGATAGGGCCTTTCCGCTACTTGTTTTGCATCCATGCTGTTCCTCCATGCTGTTCCTCATTTTAGTTCTTCTTAATTTATAAGAAGGAAATTTTCCTAAGTTCAATATGAAGTCAAAGACGTCTTATTGCAATCGCACGACATCGTGGAGAAAGCGGTACGATACTCGGAACTTCGCGCGATTGCTTTACATGATTCGACGAGGAACTTCCTGTTAAAATctgttaattgtattttttatttaaaaatattttaaataaaaaatattaaaaatttatgaaattattcctTGATACCCCGAATAACATACAGTATTGGAGTGTCTTCTAGACACTGCGAGGAGGTCTTTAGTTTTGTTACgcttattaagaaaataaaaaccttcTCTAAGAAGTAATAAATTGtaagttatttttgatattttagttgttttttcaaaataattttttttaaaaagtcagATTAAGAGCCATGCATATGAATGTCTGAACTAACTTGCATATCTAAGAGGACTCAAGCTCGTAAATATTAGGGAGTAAATTCAATACTTGACCAGTTAAGTTATCTCtcataattatgattttacatgtagatattttttaaaattattttttatttaaaaatatatcaaaatatttttttttatatttttaacattaatataccaaaattataaaacaaaaacacttaaaatcatcgtttaatataaaaaaacaatttaaaaagtagaaaatatcACTACATCAAACAAccactaataaatttttttgttatcatttttcTCAAGCCAGGACAAATCATGTGGTCAAATTTCTTCTTTACAGACTCGGGAATGATGATGGTTCAACTCTGTAAAAACACCGATTCACGCAACACTCATCTCTAGATCGGATCCAAGGTGTCCACGTAACCCCCCACAAGCAAGacctcaaaattaattaaaatatatataaactaaccGCATAtctacattaataaataaataaataaactcaaataaaagGCAAGTTATGATAGAGAACCGACAAACACATGTCGACACCGTGTGCATTCCACTTGAGAGTCAAATCTAATCTATTCATCACCGATCATAAAGATAGAAAGTACACGTATTTAATGAAGGCACGGTATTAGCTAATTGTCTCtttcaaattgatatatatatatttttttaccatctTCAACAACGCGCAAGCCATGAAACCTACAATTTGACAGCTTTTGCAGAAAACAcgttttaaatctaaatttatgtCTCCATTTAACATTGATCACTTATCTCTCGTGTGGACATATTCACATGGGTTCAAGACTATATATGAACCCAGGGCAAATTggctctatttttatttttattttatcgttGTACCGGATATATTTCTCTCTACATTCATCTTCTTTAAACTctgcaaaataaatgaagacTTGAAGGTTGTAGAAGGCTATTTGGGTCAGACGTGGATGAATATGGCAAAGCTAATCAATCCACCATACACGTGGGCTAGGCATGAAACTCATTGTTTTGACTGGTTAGgcggaaaaaacaaaagaaaaactcgATCTATTACTGAGACAAGAACAAGGCCGGCGACCGTGAGATCGACCGCTCTTGGCGCTCTCTCAGCTTAGCTTAAATCTTCTATTTCTTCCCCGTGATCCTCTAAAAGCCAACtaagaaaaacatgaagaatCAAGATGAGCGGTGCGAGCTGATTAAATTTGCTAATAGCAGAAGGTAATCTATCTTAACCATAGATCATACCTGAGATAGCTGAGCTTCAATTTGAGAAAGGACAGAGAAATCTCGAAGAGAACTTCCTCCCAAATGGGCCTCGGGTTTCAAACAtctcaagcaaaaaataaaaatatatatatataaaaataaaaaatcgccATGTTTGTTGAGTGAATGCTCCCACCTTTGTACGGTAGATTATAAGTCAaggcattttaatttttacgcTTTATGAACACGAGTAAAGGCGGTGGGAACACTGAAACGCAACGCTTCATTCGAGTTATGCTAGTTTTGTCATCTTgctttttaacatttaaaagaaTCGAGAGATCGTGTTGATGATGgcagtttaaaatgtttttaatttaaaaatatgttataataaaagaaaatttattttttattttaataatattaaaatgatttgaaaatataaaaaaaaattattttaaataaaaaaaatttaaaatttttgggaaTACACACCTCAAAGTACTTATCATTTTATTACATTCATTTCAATCCCTAAAGCATTCGCcgtatatcatatttttatacttctaaatctaatatttaaaaaagattaagaaaattattttttaaaaatattttagcaaaGAGACTCGTATTGAATCGAGACCTACCAACTCCAATAAGATAAAGATATGTGTTTTCCTggattttaattgtttgttCAATTAGGtagtttttaatgtgtttggttactgGGAAAAATGTGTGAATTTTGAATGGAATCAGTGTTTTGAGTTTtgggatttctttttatttggaatttgaaGGGAAAATGGGGCTTAATTGAATTTGAACAGTACTGTTATCGGGCTTAATGAAAGTTTAGATTTGCATTTTTTGAGATTGTGAAgttaagattttcttttcttgtttgatttttttagagggaaaaaaaatgaagatctgGATTTTCTTTagttaaaaagagagaaattacaTATAAAGAGAGAGTGTTTCTGATACGATGcgtttataatatattatatacgaggatattttagttttttttattcaaaatgaaaaaaaatcaatttactcAAAATCATTAAgtttgctttgaaaaaaatgaaataaaagtttaattaatatgaatgCAACAGCGCCgtcaatgccaaaaaaaaattatccttggCAACTTCTTTGtggaatttagtttttaaaaaacattaacaaaataaatatgaaaaattaccaaataaaatcatatgaaaaaataaaatagcacaGTTTGACCATGTCGCGCTTCTAAAGCACGACATGATCTAATTCTAATCTTTTACCTCAACCGATCAACCGATTAGATCTAGTTCTATTAACCGGTTAGAAACCATGATTTTATGAAGTTTTGAGTTTTATGAGACAAAATTGTTTTCATTCAACttgtaaactaaaaaacaaattttaattaaaatctcaattGATTATTGTTCACACGGTAGTGAATGATTCTAATAAGTCAAGTGTGAGTCTGCCATAACTAAAAGAGAATTTGCCTCAAATAGATTACGTGAAAGGCTTAATATATGCATTTATGGACCAACAACAAGTACGCTTTTCAAGCTTTTTCCTTACTATAACACGCAAAACTCTCTTTTCACTTAAACCAACACGCCTAAACATAAGATATGTGCTTTCACTACGCTTTCGACAAATAAGTCTAGACTCAAGATGAAGTCTGGTAGCGCTAGATCAAAATAATaactcaaaataattataatttttgatccAACAgttagatcgcgctcaaatatttacaagagTTTTTTGAGGCTGTTTTTCCTATAATAGCCATTGCGTCGCTATGCGGACCGTtggatatttaaatataaaatatttcaccGAAGCCCcctagttttgatattttttagatttttcttgttatttttaaaatcagtcgATCGGTTTCACTGATTATTAAAAATCAGTTAATTAATTGAGTTAGAAATAGTACAATTTGACTACGTTGCGTTTCAGAAATGcaatatttactaaatattactattataaAGTGCAATAATTTTCTTACCGGTTTTAAGTAATAGTGAAATTTACTAAATGTTTATactattttatctaaaaactccaatataaatttattaatttttttttaattttgtgtgtttATTAACTAATTTATCCACTTCTGACGAACTACTCTCCACCGTCCTCTTATTTTACAGATTTATGCGTCGCCGTCAATGTCAAATTTTCAGTTACGGTTCCATTTTCTTCAACTTGAGTGATTTGCTTCGGATACAATCACCGGTTCTTAATTTATTGCATTGCCGATCTTGTACTTAATTTATTCGACTGTGACGTCTCCCACAAGGCTCATGTGGTCTGTATCGCGAAAAAACGACCGGTAACCTCCAGACATCGCGCGATCGCCCTGCGAATCTCCCGAATTTGCTTTTTCCCTTCAAAAAAGGCTGCACCCACCGTCCGTGTCGCGCGATCAGCACTGCTACCTTTGCTTCCAACCTACccaaacatttttcttttataaagttCAAATTATTGTAAAATCAGTTTTTATGCACGTTGTATATGAACTATCTTGAAAAACCGTTTTAGCTCTCCGCTTTTTTGAAAAACAGAAgtgattacttttttaaaaatattatttgaaaatatattaaaataatatattttaaaaaaatttatttttaatattaatatataaaaacaatttaaaaatattaatttttaatttttaatttttaattttttttaaaatattataacgCAAAAAAGTTGGCATGTACATGATaccttcaaatttaaaaatctgtCCATGTATAATTAttatggtaataattatttttaatatattttttatttaaaaatatattaaaataatattttttttatttaattttttttatattagtacataaaaatacaaaaaaataatttaaagttaaataaaagatttaatattttatttttaacatcaacacatcaaaatcataaaaaaacacctaaaaacatcaatttagttttttctattcttctcttttttcttctttaaaaattattttaaaaattacatgttgacctttttataaaattaatgatattatattttctaatatgattctcattattttggtttttaattttttttcttgatttttatgtaaaagttattattgttttcaatttcaccatttaattacaacattattattattttttatgtcacttttaaggcttttgtttttttaaatcctccttttactaaattgattttctttttaattttatttttcaattaaatataatagcATTTCAGTATATCATCCACGAAGTCAGTTTACGAAAATGAAGATTGGAATTACAGGTCAAAATTGTAAAAGagttgaaagagaaaataataataagaaaaaagaaattataattaacaacaacaaaGTCTCAAAACCTTAGTAGAGATTTTTCAAATCCCCAAAGCAAAATCTCTCTTTGCCCCTCTCAAAACCCATTAGCCATGCATGCCGCTTCAGCCCCTACCACTCCATTGATTGCTAAACCACCATAAATGCCAATTTTGCCTAGTACCCTCAGTTGAAACTGAAACAATTTTGTCTCTATCATGAATCATCTGAAgagcaatttctttttatgggTACCCATGATCAAGTCCATAAAAGACGTCCAGTTTAAGTGAAAAATGTGACTAATTTTTACTTCTGATCAATGATGATTATAAAGGGATGAATCAAAGGAAAGAAAGATTTGAATATGAAACTAAACAGCGGGCAGGTGGTTTGGATCCATAGGCGACGTATGGCAAACTGGAAGTAGAAGATGGTATC
It encodes the following:
- the LOC18097086 gene encoding uncharacterized protein LOC18097086 isoform X1, coding for MDAKQVAERPYLGTTRKSLQKRKKSGEQISRRIKRIRADMVEISEGQKRIREGQKEVREQFQEINKEAAKLKEETNLITKQSAANQLRIDLMFQILRARAENDSAKDAFLTQALRELMTKQDMGKTRVCEQKQGQD
- the LOC18097086 gene encoding uncharacterized protein LOC18097086 isoform X2 produces the protein MDAKQVAERPYLGTTRKSLKRKKSGEQISRRIKRIRADMVEISEGQKRIREGQKEVREQFQEINKEAAKLKEETNLITKQSAANQLRIDLMFQILRARAENDSAKDAFLTQALRELMTKQDMGKTRVCEQKQGQD